Proteins encoded within one genomic window of Bombus vancouverensis nearcticus chromosome 4, iyBomVanc1_principal, whole genome shotgun sequence:
- the LOC143302635 gene encoding venom serine protease Bi-VSP-like, translating into MVNQLNLSICTYVLIVCCMIEYRIGAWPWIAALGFRNPRNPDKPLWKCGGSLISARHVLTAAHCAHLDGIENIHNHNIAILRLVEEVPFSRYVYPICTKEPLRKSNFVGYNPLVAGWGALRYRRPRHNALMVVQMPVIKKAECKIAYSKFPNAPDITDGIICAEHAQGRKNSCTADRGGPLLIQHELTSYLIGIVSYAYKCGTAGYPSVYTRVTSYLDFILQAMQ; encoded by the exons atggtaaaccagctgaacttg agtatttgtacgtatgtacttatcgtctgctgtatgatcgaatatcgaatag gcgcttggccatggatcgctgcattaggttttcgtaatccccgaaacccagacaaaccactatggaagtgcggaggttccctgatatcggctaggcatgttttgactgcagcacattgtgcacatttggatggaatagaaaacatacacaatcataatattgccattcttagattggtggaggaggtgccattttcga ggtacgtatatcccatttgtacgaaagagcccctacgaaagagcaacttcgtcggctataacccccttgttgctggatggggagcgttaagatata gacgaccacgacataatgcattaatggtagtacaaatgccagtgattaagaaggccgaatgcaaaatagcttattccaaatttcctaatgcacctgatatcactgatggtataatatgcgccgaacatgctcagggtcgAAAgaattcttgtacg gctgaccgcggcggaccactgctgatacaacatgaattaacctcgtatttaataggtattgtgtcttacgcttataaatgcggcacagctggctatcccagcgtttacactagggtcacatcgtaccttgacttcattctccaagcgatgcaataa